A single Pan troglodytes isolate AG18354 chromosome X, NHGRI_mPanTro3-v2.0_pri, whole genome shotgun sequence DNA region contains:
- the NHS gene encoding actin remodeling regulator NHS isoform X6 → MLGQRPKNPIHNIPSTLDKQTNWSKALPLPTPEEKMKQDAQVISSCIIPINVTGVGFDREASIRCSLVHSQSVLQRRRKLRRRKTISGIPRRVQQEIDSDESPVARERNVIVHTNPDPSNTVNRISGTRDSECQTEDILIAAPSRRRIRAQRGQSIAASLSHSAGNISALADKGDTMFTPAVSSRTRSRSLPREGNRGGDAEPKVGAKPSAYEEGESFVGDRERTPNDFSEAPSSPSAQDHQPTLGLACSQHLHSPQHKLSERGRSRLSRMAADSGSCDISSNSDTFGSPIHCISTAGVLLSSHMDQKDDHQSSSGNWSGSSSTCPSQTSETIPPAASPPLTGSSHCDSELSLNTAPHANEDASVFVTEQYNDHLDKVRGHRANSFTSTVADLLDDPNNSNTSDSEWNYLHHHHDASCRQDFSPERPKADSLGCPSFTSMATYDSFLEKSPSDKADTSSHFSVDTEGYYTSMHFDCGLKGNKSYVCHYAALGPENGQGVGASPGLPDCAWQDYLDHKRQGRPSISFRKPKAKPTPPKRSSSLRKSDGNADISEKKEPKISSGQHLPHSSREMKLPLDFANTPSRMENANLPTKQEPSWINQSEHGIKEPQLDASDIPPFKDEVAESTHYADLWLLNDLKTNDPYRSLSNSSTATGTTVIECIKSPESSESQTSQSESRATTPSLPSVDNEFKLASPEKLAGLASPSSGYSSQSETPTSSFPTAFFSGPLSPGGSKRKPKVPERKSSLQQPSLKDGTISLSKDLELPIIPPTHLDLSALHNVLNKPFHHRHPLHVFTHNKQNTVGETLRSNPPPSLAITPTILKSVNLRSINKSEEVKQKEENNTDLPYLEESTLTTAALSPGKIRPHTANKSVSRQYSTEDTILSFLDSSAVEMGPDKLHLEKNSTFDVKNRCDPETITSAGSSLLDSNVTKDQVRTETEPIPENTPTKNCAFPTGGFQRVSAARPNDLDGKIIQYGPGPDETLEQVQKAPSAGLEEVAQPESVDVITSQSDSPTRATDVSNQLKHQFVMSRHHDKVPGTISYESEITSVNSFPEKCSKQENIASGISAKSASDNSKAEETQGNVDEASSKESSPSDDSIISPLSEDSQAEAEGVFVSPNKPRTTEDLFAVIHRSKRKVLGRKDSGDMSVRSKSRVPLSSSSSSASSITSPSSNVTTPNSQRSPGLIYRNAKKSNTSNEEFKLLLLKKGSRSDSSYRMSATEILKSPILPKPPGELTAESPQSTDDAHQGSQGAEALSPLSPCSPRVNAEGFSSKSFATSASARVGRSRAPPAASSSRYSVRCRLYNTPMQAISEGETENSDGSPHDDRSSQSST, encoded by the exons ATGTTAGGGCAGAGGCCGAAAAACCCAATACACAATATCCCTTCCACACTGGACAAGCAGACCAACTGGAGCAAAGCACTACCTCTCCCGACGCCAGAGGAGAAGATGAAACAAGATGCCCAAGTGATTTCTTCTTGCATTATTCCCATCAATGTTACTG GAGTTGGCTTTGACAGAGAGGCTAGTATACGCTGCTCTCTGGTTCATTCACAATCGGTACTACAGCGGAGAcgaaaattgaggaggaggaaaaCCATCTCGGGTATCCCCAGAAGAGTTCAACAAGAAATAG ATTCTGATGAATCACCAGTGGCCAGGGAAAGGAATGTGATTGTGCACACAAACCCAGACCCCTCCAACACTGTCAATAGGATATCTGGAACCAGGGACTCTGAGTGCCAAACCGAGGATATTCTGATTGCTGCCCCATCCAGAAGGAGAATCAGAGCTCAAAGGGGTCAAAGCATTGCAGCTTCCCTTTCTCATTCTGCTGGCAACATTTCTGCCCTAGCAGACAAAGGTGACACCATGTTTACTCCTGCAGTGAGCAGCCGCACAAGATCTCGGAGCCTTCCCCGGGAAGGTAATAGAGGTGGGGATGCTGAGCCCAAAGTTGGCGCTAAACCCTCAGCATATGAAGAGGGAGAGTCTTTTGTGGGTGACCGTGAAAGAACCCCTAATGATTTCAGTGAGGCTCCAAGCAGCCCGAGTGCCCAGGACCACCAGCCTACTTTGGGCCTGGCCTGCTCTCAACATCTTCACAGCCCCCAGCACAAATTAAGTGAGAGGGGAAGGTCACGTCTGTCCCGAATGGCTGCTGACTCTGGCAGCTGTGACATCTCCTCCAACTCAGACACGTTTGGGAGCCCCATCCACTGCATCTCCACGGCTGGCGTCCTCCTTAGCAGCCACATGGACCAGAAAGATGACCACCAGTCATCCAGTGGCAACTGGAGTGGGAGCAGCTCCACGTGCCCCTCGCAGACCTCAGAAACCATCCCTCCTGCAGCTTCTCCTCCACTCACTGGCTCTTCACACTGTGACTCGGAGTTGTCACTAAACACAGCCCCTCATGCCAATGAGGATGCCAGTGTTTTCGTGACAGAGCAATACAATGACCACTTGGATAAAGTGAGAGGCCATCGGGCAAACTCCTTTACCTCCACTGTTGCAGACCTGCTGGATGATCCCAACAACAGCAACACAAGTGACAGTGagtggaattacctacaccaccaCCATGATGCCTCCTGCCGCCAGGATTTTAGTCCTGAGCGTCCCAAGGCAGACAGCCTGGGCTGCCCAAGCTTCACAAGCATGGCCACTTATGACAGCTTTCTGGAAAAGTCTCCATCAGACAAAGCGGACACTAGCTCTCACTTTTCAGTAGACACGGAAGGATACTATACCTCCATGCACTTTGACTGTGGTCTCAAAGGTAATAAGAGCTATGTCTGTCACTATGCAGCCCTGGGCCCAGAGAATGGCCAGGGTGTAGGGGCTTCCCCTGGTCTTCCAGATTGTGCCTGGCAGGACTACTTAGACCACAAGAGGCAGGGAAGACCAAGCATCTCTTTCAGGAAACCAAAGGCAAAGCCGACCCCACCTAAACGTAGCTCATCATTGAGGAAGTCTGATGGAAACGCAGATATTTCTGAGAAGAAAGAACCAAAGATAAGCAGTGGTCAGCACCTGCCTCACAGTTCCAGGGAAATGAAGCTGCCTCTTGATTTCGCCAACACGCCTTCTCGAATGGAAAACGCCAATCTTCCCACCAAGCAGGAACCTTCTTGGATAAACCAGAGTGAACATGGCATTAAGGAACCTCAGTTAGATGCTTCGGATATTCCACCATTCAAAGATGAAGTTGCCGAATCCACACACTATGCAGACCTCTGGCTCCTAAATGACTTGAAAACAAATGATCCTTATAGATCTCTATCTAATTCAAGCACCGCTACGGGTACCACAGTCATTGAATGCATCAAATCTCCAGAGAGCTCTGAATCCCAAACATCACAATCAGAATCAAGAGCCACCACTCCATCTCTTCCTTCTGTTGACAATGAGTTTAAACTGGCTTCACCAGAAAAGCTGGCTGGCTTGGCATCTCCATCAAGTGGCTATTCAAGCCAGTCTGAAACGCCAACATCCTCTTTCCCTACAGCTTTCTTTTCAGGTCCATTGTCTCCCGGAGGTAGCAAAAGGAAACCTAAAGTCCCAGAAAGAAAATCCTCACTACAGCAACCCTCTTTAAAAGATGGAACTATATCACTGAGTAAAGACCTTGAACTTCCAATTATACCTCCTACCCATCTTGATCTAAGTGCTCTTCATAATGTCTTGAACAAACCATTCCACCACCGTCATCCACTGCATGTTTTTACTCATAATAAGCAGAACACAGTAGGAGAAACACTGAGGTCGAATCCTCCACCGTCCCTTGCAATTACACCAACGATCCTGAAATCTGTTAACCTTAGGTCCATCAACAAGTCTGAAGAagttaagcaaaaagaagaaaacaatacagaTCTCCCTTATTTAGAGGAAAGCACACTCACAACGGCTGCCTTGTCTCCAGGTAAGATTAGGCCGCATACAGCAAATAAATCAGTATCTCGTCAATACTCCACTGAAGACACCATACTGTCCTTTTTAGACTCTTCTGCAGTTGAGATGGGACCAGATAAActacatttagaaaaaaactcTACTTTTGATGTGAAGAATCGCTGCGATCCAGAAACCATAACATCAGCTGGTAGCAGTCTTCTAGATTCAAATGTCACAAAAGACCAAGTGCGTACAGAGACTGAGCCTATTCCAGAAAACACGCCAACCAAAaactgtgcttttcccacaggAGGATTTCAGAGGGTCTCTGCTGCCCGCCCAAATGATTTGGATGGTAAAATAATACAATATGGACCTGGTCCAGACGAAACTCTAGAACAGGTACAGAAGGCACCCTCTGCAGGTCTGGAGGAAGTTGCACAACCTGAATCTGTGGATGTAATCACATCTCAGTCAGACTCACCAACTAGAGCAACAGATGTAAGCAATCAACTTAAGCATCAATTTGTTATGAGCCGCCACCATGACAAAGTGCCTGGTACTATCAGCTATGAATCGGAGATAACATCTGTAAATTCATTCCCTGAAAAATGTTCCAAGCAGGAAAATATTGCTTCAGGTATTTCAGCCAAAAGTGCCTCTGATAACAGCAAAGCAGAGGAGACCCAAGGAAATGTGGATGAGGCTTCATCGAAAG AATCATCACCGAGTGATGACTCCATCATTTCACCACTTAGTGAAGACTCCCAAGCTGAAGCAGAGGGTGTGTTCGTGTCTCCAAACAAACCTCGAACAACTGAGGATTTATTTGCAGTCATTCACAG ATCCAAGAGGAAAGTACTTGGAAGAAAAGATTCCGGGGACATGTCTGTTCGAAGCAAATCGAGAGTTCCCctcagcagtagcagcagcagcgcCAGTTCCATCACTTCACCCAGCAGTAATGTGACAACCCCCAACAGCCAGAGGTCTCCTGGTCTCATATACCGAAATGCCAAAAAGTCCAACACATCCAATGAAGAGTTTAAGCTGTTACTGCTCAAGAAAGGCAGTCGCTCAGATTCCAGTTACCGCATGTCTGCCACTGAGATCCTGAAGAGCCCCATACTGCCCAAACCTCCTGGGGAGCTCACAGCAGAGTCCCCTCAGAGCACCGATGATGCCCATCAGGGGTCACAAGGGGCTGAGGCATTGTCCCCACTCTCTCCATGCTCCCCACGAGTTAATGCAGAAGGCTTTTCCTCGAAGAGCTTTGCCACCTCAGCATCAGCAAGGGTTGGACGTTCTCGGGCCCCTCCTGCAGCCAGCAGCAGCCGCTACAGTGTCCGCTGCCGGCTGTACAATACGCCCATGCAGGCAATCTCCGAGGGAGAGACGGAAAATTCTGACGGGAGCCCACATGACGACCGTTCCTCCCAGAGTTCAACATAG